Proteins from a single region of Planctomycetota bacterium:
- a CDS encoding GIY-YIG nuclease family protein, which yields MKKFRKRPLISHSLENISKNVFKNYSSQITDLIGTSPGVYALYDDMGLYYVGKSTDLRERVNHHLKDRHKASWTNFSLYLLRDERHVNEMEALLIRIASPKGNRTRPKGRSDGILIKKLKGLVKEKQKQEFAEMFDLKVKANKERSESKFSSLVGLVKKNTQLFQTYKGTEFKAMLTPKGKIMLKRKIYSSPSAAGKSIVKHGCNGWRFWYLKDRNGDVISLDELRLK from the coding sequence ATGAAGAAATTTAGAAAAAGACCATTGATTTCGCATAGCTTAGAGAACATTTCTAAAAATGTTTTCAAGAATTATTCTTCCCAGATTACTGATTTAATCGGGACATCGCCGGGTGTTTATGCGCTCTATGATGATATGGGTTTGTATTATGTTGGGAAGTCAACAGATTTAAGAGAACGCGTGAATCATCATTTGAAAGATCGCCACAAGGCCAGTTGGACCAACTTTAGCCTTTATCTCTTGAGAGATGAAAGACATGTCAACGAGATGGAAGCTTTGTTGATCCGCATTGCCAGCCCCAAAGGGAATCGCACTAGACCTAAAGGTCGTTCGGATGGGATTTTGATAAAGAAACTCAAGGGTCTGGTCAAAGAGAAGCAAAAACAAGAGTTTGCCGAAATGTTTGACTTAAAGGTCAAAGCCAATAAGGAAAGAAGCGAGAGTAAATTTTCTTCATTGGTAGGTTTGGTAAAAAAAAATACTCAGCTTTTTCAAACATACAAAGGCACGGAATTCAAAGCAATGCTTACCCCAAAAGGAAAGATCATGCTTAAGCGGAAGATATATTCTTCTCCCTCAGCGGCCGGGAAAAGCATTGTTAAACACGGTTGCAATGGCTGGCGGTTTTGGTATTTAAAAGACAGAAATGGCGACGTAATTAGCTTGGATGAATTACGGTTAAAGTAA